Genomic DNA from Oryza sativa Japonica Group chromosome 5, ASM3414082v1:
GATGAGGTGGGGGGCGTCCCGGcggatctcatcatgcatcactTAGCAGTCAAGCCGAATATTAAGCCAAGAAAGCAAAAGTTGCGCAAGATGTCTGTCGATCGCCAAGAAGCGGCGAAGACCGAAGTACAAAAATTACTCCGAGCGGGGGTTATTCAAGAGATTGACCATCCGGAGTGGTTGGCTAATCCAGTGCTGGTGCGGAAGTCAAAtggcaaatggcgcatgtgtgtcgatttcacagacctgaacaaggcatgtccgaaagacgatttccccttgccgcgaatcgaccagctcgtggatgcgagctcatgagtttcctggatgcatattccagttaccaccagatccacatgaacccgctcgacatccccaaaacatccttcatcactccattcggcacattttgtcaccttaggatgcctttcggcttaaggaacgcaggagcaaccttcgccaggctggtgtacaaggtccttgGCAAGCAGTTGGGGCGAAACGTGGAAgcttacgtcgacgacatcgtcgtaaaaagccgcaaggctttcgaccatgtGTTCGACCTGCAAGAGACGTTCGACAGCTTGCGCGCGGCAGGCATAAAGCTGAATCCGGAGAAGTGCGTATTCGGCGTCCGcgcaggcaagttgttgggtttccttgtttccgaaaggggcatcgaggcgaatcccgagaaaatcgatgccatccagcaaatgaagcctccgtcaagcgtacatgaagtacaaaagcttACAGGCCGAATTGCAGCACTCAGTTGATTCCTCTCAAAGGCGgccgaaagaggtttgcccttcttcaagaccctccggggcgCGGGAAAGTTTAATTGGACACCAGAGTGCCAAGCAGCATTCGACGAGCTAAAGCAATACCTACAAAGCCCACCAGCTCTGATATGCAATGGTTCGCCACATCTAGCGAACACCAAAAGAAAACTATGAAAATTTAAGAGAAGGGCGGAGagcctcacacctctgggtggTCCCGGGCATCGCCTCCACCCCCTCCGGCCGCCATGCCTTCATCTTCACAAAGGTCCGCCGCCTCTGCTTTCGCCAGCTGCGCCAAAAGGCGCGCCTTagcggcggagcggccgtcctTCTGCCAAAATTGTTTTCGCCATGCACGAAGCGCGGGCGAAATGTCTTGCGCACTGATTTCCCAATCCCCCTTCGCGTACTTGGGGAACTCGGCGATGTGCTCGCAGCCGAACTGCTGCAGGAGGCCCATGGTAAAGGCCGCTCATACGCGTGCACAGCAATCGCCGTATGCGGTGGCGCAGTCGGAAACCGAACCACCAGCCTGTTGGGTCCATTCGGAGAAGTCGAAGGCTGATGCATCTTCGGAGGGGACACCCCGCACTTTCGTGCCCATGTCAGTAAGGGTGAGGCGAAGCGTTTGGCACGCTGTCCGCGAGGACTCGGTGGTTTTCCCCATCTCCCGTGAAAACCGCCGCGACTCCTCTGCAGCACTTGCTTCAGCCTTGTGAACCTCCTGCcgaagagcctccatcttcggctcggTGAGGTTGTAATAATCTATGAGCACGGCGGTGTGGGCTTTCTCCTTCTCCAGTTCGGCCTTCAAGCGATCAACTTCGGCCCTGGCTTCTTTCCCTTTCTCCAGTTCCGATTGGAGCCGCTTGTTTTCAGCCTTCGCCTCCTTAAGGGAGTTGGCAAGGGCCTCCGTCTCCAAATTTTTGTGGCCCAGTTCGTCATCCTTTGGCCCGAAGACGGCTTTTGAACCCATCAAGTCGAGCTCGCACGGTTCGCTCCGTTGAGCAGTGAGCCGCGAGGATCTGGGCGCAGAATACGAGCGGCGAAGAGAACAAGTGTCAAATGTAAAAACAAGATAGAGGAAgaataaagataaaaaaagggggggaaaAAAACGTACCCGAACAGCCAGGCGAGCACCCCTCGTCGA
This window encodes:
- the LOC136356617 gene encoding uncharacterized protein → MGLPTQALAPAPTSLRGFGGEAVQVLGQALLLIAFGSGENRREEQIPFDVVDIPYNYNAIFGRATLNKFEAISHHNYLKLKMPGPTGVIVVKGLQPSAASKRDLAIINRAVHNVEAEPHERPKHTPKPTPHGKITIVQIDDADPTKLVSLGGDMGEEEVESILEVLKKNIDIFAWSPDEVGGVPADLIMHHLAVKPNIKPRKQKLRKMSVDRQEAAKTEVQKLLRAGVIQEIDHPEWLANPVLVRKSNGKWRMMPFGLRNAGATFARLVYKVLGKQLGRNVEAYVDDIVVKSRKAFDHVFDLQETFDSLRAAGIKLNPEKCVFGVRAGKLLGFLVSERGIEANPEKIDAIQQMKPPSSVHEVQKLTGRIAALS